One stretch of Variovorax sp. 54 DNA includes these proteins:
- a CDS encoding helix-turn-helix domain-containing protein has protein sequence MQRTRTSTPSGGDARQGERLMWLTPQRVFYAGLLGAAAERAMGGHGVYVSPAGAPPNRIRIGGGAWQSGEFIVVPPHVPHQVESACPLIFNLLIESESVDPARMPAFLQHCGPVDAPAFVQRMREAHAHLLAASARGIDFDGFDFDALFFDGPLAPRPLDARIRKVVDMLVADPAAPASAEDCAASVHLSFSRFLHLFKQETGMPFRGFRAWKRARSLLRYVHQSGTLTDIALDTGYPDSTHFSHSIRQVYGLKPSDIVAGSRRLALHDAAGGFRQ, from the coding sequence ATGCAGCGAACCAGGACGTCGACGCCTTCGGGCGGCGATGCACGGCAGGGCGAACGCCTCATGTGGCTCACGCCGCAGCGCGTCTTCTATGCCGGCCTGCTCGGCGCTGCGGCCGAGCGCGCGATGGGCGGGCACGGCGTGTATGTGTCGCCCGCCGGTGCGCCGCCCAACCGCATCCGCATCGGCGGTGGTGCCTGGCAAAGCGGCGAGTTCATCGTGGTGCCGCCGCACGTGCCGCACCAGGTCGAGAGCGCGTGCCCGCTGATCTTCAACCTGCTGATCGAATCGGAGTCGGTCGATCCCGCGCGCATGCCGGCCTTCTTGCAGCACTGCGGCCCGGTCGATGCGCCGGCCTTCGTGCAGCGCATGCGCGAGGCCCACGCCCATCTGCTGGCGGCCTCGGCGCGCGGCATCGACTTCGACGGTTTCGATTTCGACGCGCTGTTCTTCGACGGCCCGCTCGCGCCGCGCCCGCTCGACGCGCGCATCCGCAAGGTGGTCGACATGCTCGTGGCCGACCCGGCCGCACCCGCCTCGGCGGAAGACTGCGCGGCCTCGGTGCACCTGTCGTTCTCGCGCTTCCTGCATCTGTTCAAGCAGGAGACCGGCATGCCCTTTCGCGGCTTCCGTGCCTGGAAGCGCGCGCGCAGCCTGCTGCGCTACGTGCACCAGAGCGGCACGCTCACCGACATCGCGCTGGACACCGGCTACCCCGACTCCACGCACTTCAGCCATTCGATCCGCCAGGTCTACGGGCTCAAGCCCAGCGACATCGTGGCGGGCTCGCGCCGCCTCGCGCTGCACGACGCGGCCGGCGGGTTCCGGCAGTAA
- a CDS encoding alpha/beta hydrolase: protein MLHPQARALLDFIEARGIPPTHTLSPADARAFYRERRTATQPLPAEVAEVRDLAADGPHGTIPVRLYKPLGAGPGPLPVLVYYHGGGWVIGDLDTHDVLCRELANGAGCAVVAVDYRMGPEHRFPTAVDDVLAATRWVRREAAALGLDANRLAVGGDSAGGNLAAVASIAARDAGDLPIVFQLLIYPATDMRRGHPSHQANGQGYLLTRDTMTYFHDHYITDAKHDLDWRASPLLHTDLAGLPPALVLTAGYDPLRDEGAAYAEALTAAGNRANYVCFERQIHGFITMGKVLDEAHTAVALCAAELRRAFASA, encoded by the coding sequence ATGCTGCATCCCCAGGCGCGCGCCTTGCTGGATTTCATCGAAGCGCGCGGCATTCCGCCGACCCACACGCTGTCGCCCGCCGATGCGCGGGCCTTCTATCGCGAGCGCCGCACGGCCACGCAGCCGCTGCCGGCCGAGGTGGCCGAAGTGCGCGACCTCGCCGCCGACGGGCCGCACGGCACCATCCCGGTGCGGCTGTACAAGCCACTTGGCGCAGGCCCAGGTCCGCTGCCCGTGCTCGTGTACTACCACGGCGGCGGCTGGGTCATCGGCGACCTCGACACGCACGACGTGCTGTGCCGCGAGCTGGCCAACGGCGCAGGCTGCGCAGTGGTCGCGGTCGACTACCGCATGGGCCCGGAGCACCGCTTTCCCACGGCGGTAGACGACGTGCTCGCGGCCACGCGCTGGGTGCGCCGCGAAGCCGCCGCACTGGGGCTCGATGCCAACCGCCTCGCGGTGGGCGGCGACAGCGCGGGCGGCAACCTCGCGGCCGTGGCGTCGATCGCGGCGCGCGATGCGGGCGACCTGCCGATCGTGTTCCAGCTCCTGATCTACCCGGCCACCGACATGCGCCGCGGCCATCCGTCGCACCAGGCGAACGGGCAGGGCTACCTGCTCACGCGCGACACGATGACCTACTTCCACGACCACTACATCACCGACGCGAAGCACGACCTCGACTGGCGCGCTTCGCCGCTGCTGCACACCGACCTGGCGGGCCTGCCGCCCGCGCTCGTGCTCACGGCCGGCTACGACCCGCTGCGCGACGAAGGCGCGGCGTATGCCGAGGCGCTCACGGCCGCCGGCAACCGCGCGAACTACGTGTGCTTCGAGCGCCAGATCCATGGCTTCATCACCATGGGGAAGGTGCTCGACGAGGCCCACACGGCGGTCGCGTTGTGCGCGGCGGAACTGCGCCGCGCGTTCGCGTCGGCCTAG
- the purT gene encoding formate-dependent phosphoribosylglycinamide formyltransferase: MTTLGTPLSPSATRVMLLGSGELGKEVLIALQRLGVETIAVDRYENAPGQQVAHHARTITMSDPEQLKALIEAEKPTLVVPEIEAIATQTLQALEDAGVVRVIPTARAARLTMDREGIRRLAAETLGVPTSPYKFCDSLAELQAAIDAGIGYPCIVKPVMSSSGKGQSKIDGPADVQKAWDYAMAGGRVSHGRVIVEGFIDFDYEITLLTVRAKDAAGAVETKFCDPIGHVQVSGDYVESWQPHPMAPAALQKAQQIAQAVTADLGGQGLFGVELFVKGDEVWFSEVSPRPHDTGMVTMATQWQNEFELHARAILGLPVDTSLKSPGASAVIYGGVDATGIAFDGVAEALQVPGSDIRLFGKPESFVKRRMGVALVHAADTDTARKLAKEAASRVKPRTA, encoded by the coding sequence ATGACCACCCTCGGCACCCCCCTGTCCCCTTCCGCCACCCGCGTGATGCTGCTCGGCTCCGGCGAGCTCGGCAAGGAGGTGCTCATTGCCTTGCAGCGCCTGGGCGTCGAGACCATCGCGGTCGACCGCTACGAGAACGCCCCCGGCCAGCAGGTGGCGCACCACGCGCGCACCATCACCATGAGCGACCCTGAACAGCTGAAAGCGCTGATCGAGGCCGAGAAGCCCACGCTGGTGGTGCCCGAGATCGAAGCCATCGCCACGCAGACGCTCCAGGCGCTCGAAGACGCGGGCGTGGTGCGCGTGATTCCCACGGCCCGCGCCGCCCGCCTCACGATGGACCGCGAAGGCATCCGCCGCCTGGCCGCCGAGACGCTGGGCGTGCCCACCAGCCCCTACAAGTTCTGCGACTCGCTGGCCGAGCTGCAAGCCGCCATCGACGCGGGCATTGGGTACCCCTGCATCGTCAAGCCCGTGATGAGCAGTTCCGGCAAGGGCCAGAGCAAGATCGACGGCCCGGCCGACGTGCAGAAGGCCTGGGACTACGCCATGGCCGGCGGCCGCGTGAGCCATGGTCGCGTGATCGTCGAGGGCTTCATCGACTTCGACTACGAGATCACGCTGCTGACCGTGCGCGCCAAGGATGCGGCAGGCGCCGTCGAAACGAAGTTCTGCGACCCCATCGGCCACGTGCAGGTCAGCGGCGACTACGTCGAAAGCTGGCAGCCGCACCCCATGGCGCCGGCCGCGCTGCAGAAGGCGCAGCAGATCGCGCAGGCCGTCACGGCCGACCTCGGCGGCCAGGGCCTGTTCGGCGTCGAGCTGTTCGTGAAGGGCGACGAGGTCTGGTTCAGCGAGGTCAGCCCGCGTCCGCACGACACCGGCATGGTCACCATGGCCACGCAGTGGCAGAACGAGTTCGAGCTGCACGCGCGCGCCATCCTCGGCCTGCCGGTCGACACTTCGCTCAAGAGCCCGGGCGCCAGCGCCGTGATCTACGGCGGCGTTGACGCCACCGGCATCGCCTTCGACGGCGTGGCCGAGGCGCTGCAGGTGCCGGGCAGCGACATCCGCCTGTTCGGCAAGCCCGAGAGCTTCGTCAAGCGCCGCATGGGCGTGGCGCTGGTGCACGCGGCCGACACCGACACGGCACGCAAGCTCGCCAAGGAAGCCGCTTCGCGCGTGAAGCCGCGCACGGCCTGA
- a CDS encoding 3-hydroxybutyryl-CoA dehydrogenase: protein MTIQTVGIIGAGTMGNGIAQACAVSGVNVVMIDVAQAAVDKGIATISGSLDRLIKKEKLTAEQKAAALALVKGSTDYNDLKGAQLVIEAATENHALKLKILKQVDDLVGPEVIIASNTSSISITQLAAATSRADRFIGMHFFNPVPMMALVELIRGYLTSDATHDAVKALAEKLGKSPITVKNAPGFVVNRILVPMINEAFFVLAEGLATAEDIDAGMKLGCNQPIGPLALADMIGLDVCLAVMEVYLEQFGDSKYRPCPLLKEMVAAGQLGRKTGRGVYTY from the coding sequence ATGACGATTCAAACTGTGGGCATCATCGGCGCCGGCACCATGGGCAACGGCATCGCCCAGGCCTGCGCGGTGTCGGGTGTCAACGTGGTGATGATCGACGTGGCCCAGGCCGCCGTCGACAAGGGCATCGCCACCATTTCGGGCAGCCTCGACCGCCTCATCAAGAAGGAAAAGCTCACGGCCGAGCAGAAGGCCGCCGCGCTGGCGCTGGTCAAGGGCTCGACCGACTACAACGACCTGAAGGGCGCGCAACTCGTCATCGAGGCCGCCACCGAGAACCACGCGCTCAAGCTCAAGATCCTCAAGCAGGTGGACGATCTGGTCGGCCCCGAGGTGATCATCGCGTCGAACACCTCGTCGATCTCGATCACGCAGCTGGCCGCCGCCACCTCGCGCGCCGACCGCTTCATCGGCATGCACTTCTTCAACCCGGTGCCGATGATGGCGCTGGTGGAGCTGATCCGCGGCTACCTCACGAGCGACGCCACGCACGACGCGGTGAAGGCGCTGGCCGAGAAGCTGGGCAAGTCGCCCATCACGGTGAAGAACGCGCCGGGCTTCGTGGTCAACCGCATCCTGGTGCCGATGATCAACGAGGCCTTCTTCGTGCTGGCCGAAGGCCTGGCCACGGCCGAGGACATCGACGCCGGCATGAAGCTGGGCTGCAACCAGCCCATCGGCCCGCTGGCACTGGCCGACATGATCGGCCTGGACGTGTGCCTGGCCGTGATGGAGGTGTACCTCGAGCAGTTCGGCGACTCCAAGTACCGCCCCTGCCCGCTGCTGAAGGAAATGGTCGCCGCCGGCCAACTGGGCCGCAAGACGGGCCGCGGCGTCTACACGTACTGA
- a CDS encoding crotonase/enoyl-CoA hydratase family protein translates to MTATPTTPPAEGCIDTQVLDHVLLIGINRPAKRNGWTPPMFKQLAEAYTRLDDDPSLHVGVLHAFGDHFTAGLDLPAVTEYMKRGEKAIPAGLVEPHDFGLEGYRRRTKPMVAAVKGICFTVGIELMLGADIVVAADNCRFSQMEVQRGIMATGGATLRMAERAGLGNAMLHLLTADEFDSAEAYRLNFVQKVVPAGQELDTALQIAQRIAAQAPLAVQATRLNVLKAIEHGPLAAVAEFIETQKRLSNSEDAAEGVRSFIERRPARFSGR, encoded by the coding sequence ATGACCGCCACCCCCACCACCCCGCCCGCCGAAGGCTGCATCGACACGCAGGTGCTCGACCACGTGCTGCTGATCGGCATCAACCGCCCTGCCAAGCGCAACGGCTGGACGCCGCCGATGTTCAAGCAGCTGGCCGAGGCCTACACGCGGCTGGACGACGACCCGAGCCTGCACGTGGGCGTGCTGCATGCCTTCGGCGACCACTTCACGGCGGGCCTGGACCTGCCGGCGGTCACCGAGTACATGAAGCGCGGCGAAAAAGCGATTCCAGCCGGGCTGGTGGAGCCGCACGACTTCGGCCTGGAGGGCTACCGCCGCCGCACCAAGCCGATGGTGGCGGCCGTCAAGGGCATCTGCTTCACGGTGGGCATCGAGCTGATGCTGGGCGCCGACATCGTGGTGGCGGCCGACAACTGCCGCTTCTCGCAGATGGAAGTGCAGCGCGGCATCATGGCCACGGGCGGCGCCACGCTGCGCATGGCCGAGCGTGCGGGGCTGGGCAACGCGATGCTGCACCTGCTCACGGCCGACGAGTTCGACAGCGCCGAGGCCTATCGCCTGAACTTCGTGCAGAAGGTGGTGCCGGCCGGGCAGGAGCTCGACACTGCGCTGCAGATCGCGCAGCGCATCGCGGCCCAGGCGCCGCTGGCCGTGCAGGCCACGCGGCTCAACGTGCTCAAGGCGATCGAACACGGGCCGCTGGCGGCCGTCGCGGAATTCATCGAGACGCAGAAACGCCTGTCGAACAGCGAGGACGCGGCCGAGGGCGTGCGCTCGTTCATCGAGCGCCGGCCTGCGCGTTTCAGCGGCCGTTGA
- a CDS encoding serine hydrolase domain-containing protein: MPSSSSSFFFFQRTALAAAFTLLAVNTSLAQTPSPPALPDPAATSVEALGWMQGFPPPPDKQLTFDNPAGGVYPRIRWTFSHVRETVPTANVWRGPGAASPLPAATPRFDIEAVRFQPMGGGETQTFGQMVTRTYTDGILVLHRGQVVYEKYFGALTPERPHLAMSVTKSFVGTLAAILAQEGTIDPSAPVTKYLPELKDTAYGDATVRQVMDMTIGVRYSENYADPKAEVWDYARAGGMLTQGANYTGPKSFYEFLVTLKKEGTHGDAFAYKTVNAEVLAWIVRRASNRSLADLLSEKIWRRIGAEQDAYFMVDRIGTESGGGGLNTVLRDIARFGETLRNGGRAPNGQQAIAKAVVDDIQRGADPAKFAKAGYALLPGWSYRNMWWVSHNPHGAYMARGIHGQSIYVDPKAEMVIVRYAAHPIAANGGNDPLTLPAFQAMGEALMKP, translated from the coding sequence ATGCCCTCTTCTTCTTCGTCGTTTTTCTTCTTTCAACGCACGGCGCTGGCCGCCGCCTTCACCCTTCTTGCCGTGAACACCAGCCTCGCCCAGACCCCGTCGCCGCCTGCGCTGCCCGATCCCGCCGCCACCTCGGTCGAGGCGCTGGGCTGGATGCAGGGCTTTCCGCCGCCGCCCGACAAGCAGCTCACCTTCGACAATCCGGCCGGCGGCGTGTACCCGCGCATCCGCTGGACCTTCTCGCACGTGCGCGAGACGGTGCCCACGGCCAACGTGTGGCGCGGCCCCGGCGCCGCCAGCCCGCTGCCGGCGGCCACGCCGCGCTTCGACATCGAGGCCGTGCGCTTCCAGCCCATGGGCGGCGGCGAGACGCAGACCTTCGGCCAGATGGTCACGCGCACCTACACCGACGGCATCCTGGTGCTGCACCGCGGCCAGGTGGTCTACGAGAAGTACTTCGGCGCGCTCACGCCCGAGCGCCCGCACCTGGCGATGTCGGTCACCAAGTCGTTCGTGGGCACGCTGGCAGCCATCCTTGCGCAGGAGGGCACGATCGACCCGTCGGCGCCGGTCACCAAGTACCTGCCCGAGCTCAAGGACACGGCCTACGGCGACGCCACGGTGCGCCAGGTGATGGACATGACCATCGGCGTGCGCTACTCCGAGAACTACGCCGACCCGAAGGCCGAGGTCTGGGACTATGCGCGCGCCGGCGGCATGCTGACGCAGGGCGCCAACTACACGGGCCCGAAGTCGTTCTACGAGTTCCTGGTCACGCTCAAGAAGGAAGGCACGCACGGCGACGCCTTTGCCTACAAGACGGTCAACGCCGAGGTGCTGGCCTGGATCGTGCGCCGCGCGTCCAACCGCTCGCTGGCCGACCTGCTGAGCGAGAAGATCTGGCGCCGCATCGGCGCTGAGCAAGATGCGTATTTCATGGTCGACCGCATCGGCACCGAGTCGGGCGGCGGCGGCCTGAACACCGTGCTGCGCGACATCGCACGCTTCGGCGAGACGCTGCGCAACGGTGGTCGCGCGCCCAACGGGCAACAGGCCATTGCGAAGGCGGTGGTCGACGACATCCAGCGCGGCGCCGACCCCGCCAAGTTCGCAAAGGCCGGCTACGCGCTGCTGCCGGGCTGGAGCTACCGGAACATGTGGTGGGTCTCGCACAACCCGCATGGCGCGTACATGGCGCGTGGCATCCACGGCCAGAGCATCTATGTCGATCCGAAGGCCGAGATGGTGATCGTGCGCTACGCCGCGCACCCGATCGCAGCGAACGGGGGCAACGACCCGCTGACCCTGCCCGCCTTCCAGGCCATGGGCGAGGCGTTGATGAAGCCCTGA
- a CDS encoding type III pantothenate kinase, protein MSSPFLAIDIGNTRLKWALYEGAFPGAALQAHGAEFLDHIERLADGPWADLPAPGSMLGCVVAGDTLRRRAEEQITERFDCTPRWVVSSAGEAGIVNGYDHPTRLGADRFVAMIGARHRMLSQGPERPMVVVLIGTAVTVEAIDASGKFLGGLILPGHGIMLRALESGTAGLHVPTGEVREFPTNTSDALTSGGTYAIAGAVERMVQHVRSHCGAEPACFMTGGAGWKMAPAMNGDFELVESLIMDGLLVIAKQRAG, encoded by the coding sequence ATGTCTTCCCCCTTCCTCGCCATCGACATCGGCAACACCCGGCTCAAGTGGGCGCTGTACGAGGGGGCTTTCCCCGGTGCGGCACTGCAGGCCCATGGTGCCGAGTTTCTCGACCACATCGAACGCCTGGCCGACGGCCCCTGGGCCGACCTGCCCGCGCCCGGCTCCATGCTGGGCTGCGTGGTGGCCGGCGACACGCTGCGGCGGCGCGCCGAAGAGCAGATCACCGAGCGCTTCGACTGCACGCCGCGCTGGGTGGTGTCGAGCGCGGGCGAGGCCGGCATCGTGAACGGCTACGACCATCCCACGCGACTGGGTGCCGACCGCTTCGTGGCGATGATCGGTGCGCGCCACCGCATGCTGTCGCAAGGGCCCGAGCGGCCGATGGTGGTGGTGCTGATCGGCACGGCCGTCACGGTCGAGGCGATCGATGCCAGCGGCAAGTTCCTGGGCGGCCTGATCCTGCCGGGCCACGGCATCATGCTGCGCGCGCTCGAATCGGGCACGGCGGGCCTGCACGTGCCCACCGGCGAGGTGCGCGAATTTCCCACCAACACCAGCGACGCACTGACCAGCGGCGGCACCTACGCCATCGCGGGCGCGGTCGAGCGCATGGTGCAGCACGTGCGCTCGCACTGCGGCGCCGAGCCGGCCTGCTTCATGACAGGCGGCGCGGGCTGGAAGATGGCGCCCGCCATGAACGGCGACTTCGAACTGGTCGAGAGCCTGATCATGGACGGCCTGCTCGTCATCGCGAAGCAGCGCGCCGGCTGA
- the lysM gene encoding peptidoglycan-binding protein LysM yields MGLLSFIKEAGEKLFGGSSAEAATPDANTAAAAAIKTYIETQNLGLTAFEVTYVASSGVVTLAGQAPSQEASEKASLAAGNVANVTSVDNNLVAPAAPPAQYHDVVRGDTLSAISKKYYGDANKYNAIFEANKPMLSHPDKIYPGQKLRIPAL; encoded by the coding sequence ATGGGATTGCTCAGCTTCATCAAGGAGGCCGGCGAAAAACTGTTCGGCGGTTCGTCGGCCGAAGCGGCCACGCCCGATGCGAACACGGCAGCCGCTGCGGCCATCAAGACCTACATCGAGACGCAGAACCTGGGCCTCACCGCCTTCGAGGTGACCTACGTGGCAAGCAGCGGCGTGGTCACCCTCGCCGGCCAGGCGCCCTCGCAGGAAGCCAGCGAAAAAGCCTCGCTGGCCGCGGGCAACGTGGCCAACGTGACGAGCGTGGACAACAACCTCGTCGCACCGGCCGCGCCGCCTGCGCAGTACCACGACGTGGTGCGCGGCGACACGCTCTCGGCCATCTCGAAGAAGTACTACGGCGACGCCAACAAGTACAACGCGATCTTCGAGGCGAACAAGCCGATGCTGTCGCACCCGGACAAGATCTATCCGGGGCAGAAGCTGCGCATTCCCGCGCTCTGA
- a CDS encoding AraC family transcriptional regulator — translation MDVLSDVLRTIRLEGALFLNGDMYAPWCFKVPKGTDIAQVLRPGAQRLAICHLVLQGECWAQVDGEAPVRACAGDVIAVPHGDSHALGSGLQHAAIDMSHVVSPRAPELERIRYGGQGDRTVLVCSWFAYEGDAPNPVMANIPRLFTTPLRSRPAGPWIEQSVHFVLGDAPLHTPGSEMVAAKVAEVLFTEVLRGYIESMPANNPGWLAGLRDPHVSRCLALMHAEPARNWTVDALAHETHTSRSVLADRFTELVGAPPMHYLARWRMILAAGMLRKDQGNLARIAEGVGYESEAAFNRAFKREYGVSPGAWRQNGA, via the coding sequence ATGGATGTCTTGTCGGACGTGCTTCGGACCATCCGCCTGGAGGGTGCGCTGTTCCTGAACGGGGACATGTATGCACCCTGGTGTTTCAAGGTACCCAAGGGAACAGACATCGCGCAAGTGCTCAGGCCCGGCGCGCAGCGGCTGGCCATCTGCCACCTGGTGTTGCAAGGCGAATGCTGGGCCCAGGTCGACGGCGAGGCGCCGGTCCGCGCGTGCGCCGGCGACGTGATCGCCGTGCCGCATGGCGACTCGCATGCGCTGGGCAGTGGCCTGCAGCATGCGGCCATCGACATGTCGCATGTGGTGAGTCCGAGGGCGCCCGAGCTGGAGCGCATCCGCTACGGCGGCCAGGGCGATCGCACGGTGCTGGTCTGCAGCTGGTTCGCGTACGAAGGCGACGCGCCGAATCCTGTCATGGCGAACATTCCGCGTCTGTTCACCACGCCGCTGCGCAGCAGGCCGGCGGGCCCATGGATCGAGCAGTCGGTCCACTTCGTGTTGGGTGATGCGCCGTTGCACACGCCCGGCTCGGAGATGGTCGCGGCCAAGGTGGCGGAAGTGCTGTTCACCGAAGTGCTGCGCGGCTACATCGAATCCATGCCCGCCAACAACCCTGGCTGGCTGGCGGGGCTGCGCGACCCCCACGTGAGCCGCTGCCTGGCGCTGATGCACGCCGAGCCCGCGCGCAACTGGACGGTCGACGCACTGGCACACGAAACCCACACCTCGCGCAGCGTGCTGGCGGACCGCTTCACCGAACTGGTGGGCGCGCCGCCCATGCACTACCTGGCGCGCTGGCGCATGATTCTGGCCGCCGGCATGCTGCGCAAGGACCAGGGCAACCTGGCGCGCATTGCCGAAGGCGTGGGCTACGAATCGGAAGCCGCTTTCAACCGCGCGTTCAAGCGCGAGTACGGGGTGTCGCCAGGCGCCTGGCGACAGAACGGCGCCTAG
- a CDS encoding DUF4242 domain-containing protein has product MPKFVIERDIPGAGKFTPSDLKAISQKSCGVLNSMGADIQWIHSYVTDDRIYCVYQATDEALVRRHAELGGFPANRVDRVYSVIDPATSE; this is encoded by the coding sequence ATGCCCAAATTCGTTATCGAGCGAGACATCCCCGGCGCCGGCAAGTTCACGCCGTCGGATCTCAAGGCCATCTCGCAGAAATCCTGCGGCGTGCTCAACAGCATGGGCGCTGACATCCAGTGGATCCACAGCTACGTGACGGACGACCGGATCTACTGCGTCTACCAGGCGACCGACGAGGCCCTGGTGCGCCGGCACGCGGAGCTCGGTGGCTTCCCGGCCAACCGTGTGGACCGGGTGTACAGCGTGATCGACCCGGCCACGTCCGAGTGA
- a CDS encoding rhodanese-like domain-containing protein, which yields MSEPVGEKGYAGDVTPEQAAQWMASGEAVLVDVRTDAEREWVGYVPGAVPLAWKQWPGMALNPAFDDGVRAAAEGGKKLVLLCRSGVRSIAAAKRATELGAQAYNILEGFEGNPDESGHRGLIGGWRKRGLPWRQN from the coding sequence ATGAGTGAACCCGTTGGAGAAAAAGGCTACGCCGGCGACGTGACGCCCGAACAAGCGGCGCAGTGGATGGCCAGCGGCGAGGCCGTGCTGGTCGATGTGCGCACCGACGCCGAGCGCGAATGGGTCGGTTACGTGCCCGGCGCCGTGCCGCTGGCCTGGAAGCAGTGGCCGGGCATGGCGCTCAACCCGGCCTTCGACGACGGCGTGCGCGCCGCTGCAGAGGGCGGCAAGAAGCTGGTGCTGCTGTGCCGCAGCGGTGTGCGCTCGATCGCCGCGGCGAAGCGGGCGACCGAGCTGGGCGCGCAGGCCTACAACATCCTCGAAGGCTTCGAGGGCAACCCGGACGAGAGCGGGCACCGCGGGTTGATCGGCGGCTGGCGCAAGCGCGGGCTGCCCTGGCGCCAGAACTAG